The window CTATAACTAAGGAAGAGGGGACATTGACATGAGGGACAATCATCAGTCTGTGTGTCAGAGCTTCATCCTGAACCTGAACCAGTAAGGAGAAGGAAATAGTCTATTTGTATCTCACCCGGGAAATGTGATCAACATTGGGACCGAAAGTAAGTATTTCTTATGAGAGTTAGTGTAGCATAAGAATTACAtcagtgatttatttttcttcacctGGGCAGATGGATAGGGAGCCTGATTCCGAGGACCAGAGCCTGAAAAGAGGTCTCAGGACACCGTGGAAAGTGTTCTTGGGAAAGCTGAATATGTGGGACCCATCTGTCATGTTAAAGAAAGAGACATCTCCATCCTCATAATCCAGAAATATCCCCACTTTGAGGGGCTTTTCTAGAGTAAGAGGGGTTTCTGGGGAAGTGACGGCCCAGTATTCCCCACTGTAGAGTCTGATAGCCCAGAAGCCATTCTGTGGGGACATGGTGACCCTCCCTTTCCTTGTTATGTTATCTCTACAAACTCCCAGGTCCCAGGAATGCATGTTTccaacctccacctcccagtaGCATCGCCCCGAGCTGATGTTTGGATGACCCAGCACACAGGGAAGGGATTCGAATCTTTGCGTGGAGCTGGGAAGATCTTGTCCCCTTTCTTGCCAGGTCACTCGTCTCCCATTTTCAGACAGGAGGAGGGCAGGATGAGCAGTGGCTGCGTCCAGGGTCACAGTTGCTACAGGACAAGAGATTGTCATGATTTTGAGAAAGGTCTCAGTATATCTGGGCTGGAGGGTTCCCATTCTATGAGATCTCCTCTGGTCCTGGGTAGATCCAGCTTCTCTCCGCCCACCTTTCCCCAAGACCACCCTGCAGGGACCAGGGTCGTTCCTGGACCATCATAGACCCACCAGCTTTGAATTCTTCTTTTCTCCAatctgcaagaaaaaaataaatatgagaactCACCATTTAAAAGATAAGCTACCTGTCTGCCTAGAATACTGAGTATAAATTCCCTAATAGTAATTCAAGATATTAGCAACAAAACATAATACTCTTTTATATACTAGAACCTCTTTTACAATTTGCTAAATTATGTGTGAGTTAAAATTTGACTCATCTTATACCTTTTTCATCCAACATTCCTACAGGATAATTTATTTAGGATGATTACGAGTAAATAGGGTCTATGGTGAGTCTGACCAAATAATTttttgcttcagttttctcaagtTAGAACAGATGTTAACACTCTATCAATGTTCAGAACACAATGTGAGATGCAATTAAACAATTTGAAAATCACTAAAATGTAAGGTTTAAAACAGTAGTTAAAATATTGAGTAATCTATTGAGTTCATAGAAATTATACTTTGGTGTTTCTTTGATTTTCAGCATTGTGTGCACAGGGCGTGGTCAACTAATTAAATCTTTGACAATAAGACTTTTGTCATCACGTCCCATGTTACTCACCAGCGTATAATGGTGCATTCTTCCAAActgcaaaagaacaaaacaggaaaaCTTTTACTTTTGTTCCTTCCttgttttttactgtttttttccatttctgcctGTATTTGTCCCATTTCTTCTACATCC is drawn from Saccopteryx leptura isolate mSacLep1 chromosome 1, mSacLep1_pri_phased_curated, whole genome shotgun sequence and contains these coding sequences:
- the LOC136387792 gene encoding butyrophilin subfamily 1 member A1-like; this encodes MHSWDLGVCRDNITRKGRVTMSPQNGFWAIRLYSGEYWAVTSPETPLTLEKPLKVGIFLDYEDGDVSFFNMTDGSHIFSFPKNTFHGVLRPLFRLWSSESGSLSICPGEEK